Proteins encoded within one genomic window of Oncorhynchus masou masou isolate Uvic2021 chromosome 1, UVic_Omas_1.1, whole genome shotgun sequence:
- the mtx3 gene encoding metaxin-3 isoform X2: MAATMELRCWGGDWGLPSVHTESLIVLAYAKFSGATITVTPIDWTWKTLTGTVPELVYQGSTITEPAQILNFLRKQRFNADYELSARQGADTMAYIALLEEKLRPALLHTFWVDAENYANLTRPWFASRSPFPLNFLVPGRHANTALSRILLTKGESPLHTITEVEGKIYNEAKECLNLLSHRLGMAYYFFGNTPCSLDAFVFGFVAPLHKASLPSSPLQSHLRQLDNLQRFCDHILNAHFSSHPGSPQPVQEMVDANLQKLTQLVNKESNLIEKMDDNLRSSPQHKPLRADPRPSNDKSSTPA, translated from the exons ATGGCGGCCACCATGGAGCTGAGATGCTGGGGAGGTGATTGGGGTTTGCCTTCCGTCCACACAGAGTCTCTCATAGTGCTG GCCTATGCCAAGTTCTCTGGAGCCACGATCACAGTAACTCCCATAGACTGGACATGGAAAACTTTGACAG GCACAGTGCCAGAGTTGGTCTACCAGGGATCCACAATAACCGAACCTGCTCAGATTCTCAACTTCCTGAGAAAACAG AGGTTTAATGCAGACTATGAGTTGTCGGCGAGGCAGGGAGCAGACACCATGGCCTACATCGCTCTATTGGAGGAGAAACTACGACCAGCCTTG ttaCACACATTCTGGGTGGATGCTGAGAACTATGCTAACCTGACTCGGCCGTGGTTCGCCTCccgctctccctttcccctcaaCTTCCTGGTCCCTGGTCGCCATGCCAACACAGCCCTGTCCCGGATCCTGCTGACCAAGGGAGAGTCTCCTCTACACACTATCACTGAGGTGGAGGGAAAG ATTTACAATGAAGCAAAGGAGTGTCTGAATCTGCTTTCCCACAGATTGGGGATGGCCTACTACTTCTTTGGGAACAC GCCATGCAGTCTGGATGCGTTTGTGTTTGGCTTTGTAGCTCCCCTCCACAAGGCCAGCCTACCCAGCAGCCCTCTGCAGAGTCACCTCAGACAGCTGGACAACCTCCAGCGCTTCTGTGACCACATACTCAACGCTCACTTCAGCAGTCATCCCG ggtctcCCCAGCCGGTTCAGGAGATGGTAGATGCCAACCTGCAGAAACTCACTCAGCTTGTGAACAAAGAGTCCAACCTCATAGAGAAG ATGGATGACAACCTGAGGAGCAGCCCTCAGCACAAACCCCTCAGAGCAGACCCCAGACCCAGCAACGACAAGAGCTCTACCCCTGCCTAA
- the mtx3 gene encoding metaxin-3 isoform X1, translated as MAATMELRCWGGDWGLPSVHTESLIVLAYAKFSGATITVTPIDWTWKTLTGTVPELVYQGSTITEPAQILNFLRKQQRFNADYELSARQGADTMAYIALLEEKLRPALLHTFWVDAENYANLTRPWFASRSPFPLNFLVPGRHANTALSRILLTKGESPLHTITEVEGKIYNEAKECLNLLSHRLGMAYYFFGNTPCSLDAFVFGFVAPLHKASLPSSPLQSHLRQLDNLQRFCDHILNAHFSSHPGSPQPVQEMVDANLQKLTQLVNKESNLIEKMDDNLRSSPQHKPLRADPRPSNDKSSTPA; from the exons ATGGCGGCCACCATGGAGCTGAGATGCTGGGGAGGTGATTGGGGTTTGCCTTCCGTCCACACAGAGTCTCTCATAGTGCTG GCCTATGCCAAGTTCTCTGGAGCCACGATCACAGTAACTCCCATAGACTGGACATGGAAAACTTTGACAG GCACAGTGCCAGAGTTGGTCTACCAGGGATCCACAATAACCGAACCTGCTCAGATTCTCAACTTCCTGAGAAAACAG CAGAGGTTTAATGCAGACTATGAGTTGTCGGCGAGGCAGGGAGCAGACACCATGGCCTACATCGCTCTATTGGAGGAGAAACTACGACCAGCCTTG ttaCACACATTCTGGGTGGATGCTGAGAACTATGCTAACCTGACTCGGCCGTGGTTCGCCTCccgctctccctttcccctcaaCTTCCTGGTCCCTGGTCGCCATGCCAACACAGCCCTGTCCCGGATCCTGCTGACCAAGGGAGAGTCTCCTCTACACACTATCACTGAGGTGGAGGGAAAG ATTTACAATGAAGCAAAGGAGTGTCTGAATCTGCTTTCCCACAGATTGGGGATGGCCTACTACTTCTTTGGGAACAC GCCATGCAGTCTGGATGCGTTTGTGTTTGGCTTTGTAGCTCCCCTCCACAAGGCCAGCCTACCCAGCAGCCCTCTGCAGAGTCACCTCAGACAGCTGGACAACCTCCAGCGCTTCTGTGACCACATACTCAACGCTCACTTCAGCAGTCATCCCG ggtctcCCCAGCCGGTTCAGGAGATGGTAGATGCCAACCTGCAGAAACTCACTCAGCTTGTGAACAAAGAGTCCAACCTCATAGAGAAG ATGGATGACAACCTGAGGAGCAGCCCTCAGCACAAACCCCTCAGAGCAGACCCCAGACCCAGCAACGACAAGAGCTCTACCCCTGCCTAA
- the LOC135542651 gene encoding ras-related protein Rab-3C-like, translating to MAATQGTTQGKEGGDQNFDYMFKLLIIGNSSVGKTSFLFRYADDAFTSAFVSTVGIDFKVKTVYKNDKRIKLQIWDTAGQERYRTITTAYYRGAMGFILMYDITNEESFHCVQDWSTQIKTYSWDNAQVVLAGNKCDMEEERVVAADSGRQLAEQLGFEFFETSAKDNINVKQTFERLVDIICDRMSESLDTDPAVTTGTPSAKLTDSAPPLQQSACNC from the exons ATGGCTGCCACTCAGGGGACCACTCAAGGGAAGGAGGGCGGGGACCAGAACTTTGACTACATGTTCAAACTGCTGATCATTGGCAACAGCAGCGTGGGTAAAACCTCCTTCTTGTTCCGCTACGCTGACGACGCCTTCACTTCAGCCTTCGTCAGCACTGTGGGCATTGACTTCAAAGTCAAGACCGTCTACAAGAACGACAAGAGGATCAAACTGCAGATCTGG gaCACAGCGGGACAGGAGCGGTACCGGACAATCACCACTGCATACTACCGGGGAGCCATGGGCTTCATCCTTATGTATGACATCACCAACGAGGAGTCCTTCCATTGTGTGCAGGACTG gtCGACCCAGATTAAGACCTATTCTTGGGACAACGCCCAGGTGGTGCTGGCTGGGAACAAGTGtgacatggaggaggagagggtggtggcTGCAGACAGCGGGAGACAGCTGGCAGAACAACTCG GTTTTGAGTTCTTTGAAACGAGTGCCAAGGACAACATCAATGTCAAGCAGACCTTTGAACGCCTCGTTGACATCATCTGTGACAGGATGTCCGAGAGCCTGGACACTGATCCTGCCGTTACCACGGGAACACCTAGCGCCAAACTGACAGACAGCGCCCCGCCGCTCCAGCAGTCcgcctgtaactgttag